The following coding sequences are from one Gossypium hirsutum isolate 1008001.06 chromosome A12, Gossypium_hirsutum_v2.1, whole genome shotgun sequence window:
- the LOC107921751 gene encoding uncharacterized protein, translating into MDDLDCSVEQKLKEVISLLWDEAYQCWLAVRDGTPTDRVTWELFKTVFKGKYVGASYVDARRKEFLNLVQGSKTVGQYEAEFLRLGRYVVGIVATEYEQKAKMVEEVKRTKRQNCEKDRNQFWRDSRPSGGVNRSTKKARVEEPRRAVSMNIVRPQVCGDCDKIHLGECRKRSCACFRCGSMEHKVKDCPQKIDQGRGVPGRGVENAEALQPALVYIARHREEGHSVRVDGLYRDVPLETQGKIFFGDLMELPLGEFDLILGMDWLVKHRATLDCAAKRMVLKTTKGDEVMMIEKHDEHLRIVLQVLRARELYVKFSKCEFWLREFPRFARVLQKVCGRFFCVSNTFDKAYKERSTVCLDREATGSF; encoded by the exons ATGGATGACTTAGACTGTTCCGTAGAGCAGAAGCTAAAGGAAGTGATATCATTGCTatgggatgaggcttatcagtgctGGCTCGCTGTGAGAGATGGGACCCCTACTGACAgggtgacttgggagctgtttaagacggTCTTCaagggaaagtatgttggggcaagttatgtggacgcccgcagGAAAGAATTTCTGAATCTGGTTCAAGGAAGTAAGACGGTTGGTCAGTACGAGGCTGAGTTTCTAAGGCTGGGCCGGTATGTCGTTGGgatagttgctacggagtatgaac AGAAAGCTAAGATGGTTGAGGAGGTGAAGCGTACTAAAAGACAGAATTGTGAAAAGGATCGGAACCAATTTTGGAGGGATTCGAGACCCTCGGGTGGTGTAAATAGGAGTACTAAAAAGGCAAGAGTAGAAGAGCCACGTCGAGCAGTTTCAATGAATATTGTTAGACCACAAGTTTGTGGGGACTGTGATAAGATACATctgggcgagtgtaggaaacgttcttGTGCTTGTTTCCggtgtggatctatggagcataaagTAAAGGACTGTCCGCAGAAAATAGATCAG GGTCGAGGAGTACCTGGCAGAGGGGTCGAAAATGCTGAAGCTCtacagccagcgttggtgtatatAGCTCGTcaccgagaggagg gccactcggttagggtagacggACTGTATAGAGACGTGCctttagaaactcaaggaaaGATTTTCTTTGGAGACTTGATGGAGTTACCATTAGGAGAATTCGACCtcattttggggatggattggcttgttaagcatagggcaacTCTGGACTGTGCAGCTAAGCGTATGGTGTTAAAGACCACTAAGGGTGATgaggttatgatgatag agaaacatgatgaacatctccgCATTGTGCTGCAAGTATTGAGGGCGAGAGAACTTTATgtgaaatttagtaaatgtgaattctggttgagggag TTTCCTAGGTTTGCCAGAGtattacagaaggtttgtggaaggtttttctgtgttaGCAAcacctttgacaaagcttataaggaaaggaGCACCGTTTGTTTGGACCGAGAAGCaacaggaagcttttga